Proteins encoded in a region of the Sugiyamaella lignohabitans strain CBS 10342 chromosome B, complete sequence genome:
- a CDS encoding secretory pathway protein Pga2 (predicted) codes for MALFGFPENFSDYSAKHYLRIVIIICIYLVLRPHLVKFGERIQEKRAAEAASKIEAEGAGDESSATGVAGSDKAGLNKRGDSKKVTFVDDMESDEDVSDLLE; via the coding sequence ATGGCTCTGTTTGGATTTCCCGAGAACTTTTCTGATTACAGTGCTAAGCACTACCTGCGTATCGTGATTATTATCTGTATCTACCTGGTATTAAGGCCCCATCTAGTGAAGTTTGGAGAGCGGATCCAGGAGAAGCGGGCTGCTGAGGCTGCCAGCAAGATCGAGGCTGAGGGTGCTGGAGACGAATCCAGTGCCACGGGGGTTGCTGGTTCCGATAAAGCTGGTCTGAACAAACGAGGCGATAGCAAGAAAGTGACTTTTGTTGACGATATGGAGAGCGATGAGGACGTTTCTGATTTGCTCGagtaa
- a CDS encoding acid phosphatase (predicted), whose translation MAEKMLKLIHINGRPAGTFLLHKTWGIGTKISHFNEIQKLTGVDYKDMVFFDDEARNRDVEQRLGVTFVLVQEETGVNWDVFNRGLELWRKKNNLEK comes from the coding sequence ATGGCCGAAAAGATGCTCAAACTAATTCATATCAATGGCCGACCAGCCGGTACTTTTTTGTTGCACAAGACGTGGGGTATTGGAACCAAAATATCCCATTTTAATGAGATTCAGAAATTGACCGGTGTTGATTATAAGGATATGGTATTTTTCGATGACGAAGCAAGGAATAGAGACGTCGAGCAGAGATTGGGAGTAACTTTTGTGTTGGTCCAGGAGGAGACGGGTGTGAACTGGGACGTGTTCAATAGAGGATTAGAGCTatggagaaagaagaataaTTTAGAGAAATAA
- the YMC2 gene encoding Ymc2p (Putative mitochondrial inner membrane transporter; proposed role in oleate metabolism and glutamate biosynthesis; member of the mitochondrial carrier (MCF) family; YMC2 has a paralog, YMC1, that arose from the whole genome duplication; GO_component: GO:0016021 - integral component of membrane [Evidence IEA]; GO_component: GO:0016021 - integral component of membrane [Evidence ISM] [PMID 12192589]; GO_component: GO:0016020 - membrane [Evidence IEA]; GO_component: GO:0005743 - mitochondrial inner membrane [Evidence IEA,IEA]; GO_component: GO:0005739 - mitochondrion [Evidence IEA]; GO_component: GO:0005739 - mitochondrion [Evidence IDA] [PMID 16140254]; GO_component: GO:0005739 - mitochondrion [Evidence IDA] [PMID 16823961]; GO_function: GO:0005342 - organic acid transmembrane transporter activity [Evidence IGI,ISS] [PMID 16140254]; GO_process: GO:0006839 - mitochondrial transport [Evidence IGI] [PMID 16140254]; GO_process: GO:0055085 - transmembrane transport [Evidence IGI,ISS] [PMID 16140254]; GO_process: GO:0006810 - transport [Evidence IEA]), translated as MLGSLHNYRRICKDTLYPDEKELPLLAKSLCGVLAGWTVSFVAAPIEHVKARLQIQYDAKTKHFSGPIDCASKLIKQGGIRNGLYKGLFATMLFRTNFLFWWGSYDVFTNWFTKNTNMSTAAINFWAGGLGATVFWITAYPSDVVKQQILTDDIKNPKYKTWMQAARSVYHRTGWKGFFRGFGPSIIRSFPANAAALASFEAVMRFLH; from the coding sequence ATGTTAGGGTCGTTGCACAATTATAGACGCATTTGCAAGGACACCTTGTACCCGGATGAGAAAGAGCTACCTCTGCTGGCGAAGTCGCTGTGTGGAGTTCTGGCCGGCTGGACCGTCAGTTTTGTAGCAGCACCTATAGAGCATGTCAAGGCCCGACTGCAAATACAGTACGACGcgaaaacaaaacattTCAGTGGTCCAATCGACTGTGCTAGTAAACTGATAAAACAGGGAGGCATTCGAAACGGTCTGTATAAGGGTCTCTTTGCGACGATGCTGTTCCGTACCAACTTTCTATTCTGGTGGGGTTCGTACGATGTGTTCACCAATTGGTTCACCAAAAACACCAACATGTCTACTGCAGCAATAAATTTCTGGGCTGGCGGTTTGGGTGCAACAGTGTTCTGGATTACGGCATATCCATCTGATGTCGTTAAACAACAGATCCTCACTGACGATATCAAGAACCCCAAATACAAGACTTGGATGCAGGCTGCTCGTTCCGTATACCACCGAACCGGCTGGAAAGGTTTCTTCCGAGGATTTGGTCCCAGCATTATCCGGTCGTTCCCAGCCAACGCAGCGGCCCTTGCTTCTTTTGAGGCCGTCATGCGGTTCCTCCACTAG
- the SLM2 gene encoding Slm2p (Phosphoinositide PI4,5P(2) binding protein, forms a complex with Slm1p; acts downstream of Mss4p in a pathway regulating actin cytoskeleton organization in response to stress; phosphorylated by the TORC2 complex; SLM2 has a paralog, SLM1, that arose from the whole genome duplication; GO_component: GO:0031932 - TORC2 complex [Evidence IPI] [PMID 15689497]; GO_component: GO:0016020 - membrane [Evidence IEA]; GO_component: GO:0005886 - plasma membrane [Evidence IEA,IEA]; GO_component: GO:0005886 - plasma membrane [Evidence IDA] [PMID 15372071]; GO_component: GO:0005886 - plasma membrane [Evidence IDA] [PMID 15689497]; GO_function: GO:0035091 - phosphatidylinositol binding [Evidence TAS] [PMID 15372071]; GO_process: GO:0031929 - TOR signaling [Evidence IPI] [PMID 15689497]; GO_process: GO:0030036 - actin cytoskeleton organization [Evidence IGI] [PMID 15372071]; GO_process: GO:0030036 - actin cytoskeleton organization [Evidence IGI] [PMID 15689497]; GO_process: GO:0051017 - actin filament bundle assembly [Evidence IGI] [PMID 15689497]; GO_process: GO:0070941 - eisosome assembly [Evidence IGI] [PMID 21451250]; GO_process: GO:0016197 - endosomal transport [Evidence IGI] [PMID 21451250]; GO_process: GO:0030950 - establishment or maintenance of actin cytoskeleton polarity [Evidence IPI] [PMID 15689497]; GO_process: GO:0001558 - regulation of cell growth [Evidence IGI,IPI] [PMID 15689497]): MSSIPDTTTGHGVGGVTGGSRSTSAATSGVKEDALANILPDPTNILLKRLENWNHTVSLLTDFVEAHLSTQKSISSGLEKTKKAISEAPRFDFVSGPGSPTGSGQTASSATAGIDSTLPSAASGALAAGAGSGTSGSAGVGSSTGGSAAGAGSTPSQPTGIAEAFQELRSQTELLINKSYEAEQQLRSAVLPQLETLKGDIEKHYKGFKGPGLKGQKEVQIAKQTTQKYVESLGQHVASFGAPASISASSKSDALHDPFVEHRLALNSLQDQVSKENSQVDAIVSVQNNFQSLERHIIQVLQQAASVIEQILKSYSTTNIEGYQLIAEKFNNIPADHEWNQFVSRNSESLIPANAPKRSVEGLTFTNIDHKATVPVIEGILQIKTGKLLKSYSSAYFVVTQSRYLHQFKSQDYTQDPTPELSLYLPGTVVGHPTSRDSGKFKFEIEGKAASKGISTKHTFTLKTTTYDELIAWHTAIAKAAGTFGGIDGGDVSSPTSPVAASVGSPASSTAPLAATGGAGVGAGLGESAAQGGQAAGIGAQGAQGAHAGGLQADNGGVSGTHGGAQPASAGYDVTSNQAHVTTAPATADPALAAANAATAAQDPAPAYSAEHGLASDVERVHIG, translated from the coding sequence ATGTCGTCAATTCCTGATACTACGACTGGCCACGGTGTTGGTGGCGTGACTGGAGGATCAAGATCCACTTCTGCGGCCACTTCGGGCGTTAAAGAAGATGCTCTTGCTAATATTCTTCCCGATCCTACTAATATCCTTCTCAAGAGATTAGAGAATTGGAACCATACGGTTAGTCTACTGACCGATTTTGTGGAAGCTCACTTGTCGACTCAAAAGTCGATCAGTTCTGGTTTGgagaaaaccaaaaagGCTATTTCCGAGGCTCCCAGATTCGATTTTGTATCAGGTCCGGGATCTCCTACAGGATCTGGCCAGACTGCCTCAAGTGCAACGGCTGGAATCGACTCGACACTtccttctgctgcttctggagCTTTGGCCGCTGGTGCCGGTTCGGGTACTTCCGGATCTGCTGGAGTTGGCAGTAGTActggtggttctgctgcCGGTGCAGGATCTACTCCTAGTCAACCCACAGGTATTGCTGAAGCATTCCAGGAATTGCGCAGCCAGACTGAACTGCTCATCAACAAGTCTTATGAAGCCGAACAACAACTGCGATCGGCTGTTCTGCCTCAATTGGAGACTCTAAAGGGCGATATTGAGAAGCACTATAAGGGATTCAAGGGTCCTGGTTTGAAGGGCCAGAAAGAAGTACAGATTGCCAAGCAGACGACTCAAAAGTATGTTGAGAGTCTTGGCCAGCATGTAGCGTCTTTCGGTGCCCCTGCTAGTATTTCTGCTAGTTCAAAGTCTGATGCTTTACACGATCCATTTGTCGAGCACAGACTAGCGCTCAATTCTCTTCAAGACCAAGTCTCTAAAGAAAATAGCCAAGTAGATGCTATTGTCAGCGTTCAAAACAATTTCCAGTCTTTGGAGCGTCATATTATCCAGGTTCTGCAACAGGCAGCCTCGGTTATTGAGCAGATCTTGAAGTCGTACTCTACCACTAATATTGAAGGATATCAATTAATTGCTGAGAAGTTCAATAATATCCCAGCCGACCATGAATGGAACCAGTTTGTGTCTCGTAATAGCGAGAGTCTGATTCCTGCTAATGCCCCTAAGCGTAGTGTCGAAGGACTCACATTTACTAATATCGACCACAAGGCTACTGTGCCAGTAATTGAAGGTATCTTACAAATTAAGACAGGAAAGCTTCTCAAATCGTACTCGTCAGCTTACTTTGTGGTGACCCAGTCGAGATATTTGCACCAATTCAAGTCCCAGGATTATACCCAAGACCCCACCCCTGAATTGAGTTTATATCTTCCTGGAACTGTTGTTGGACACCCCACTTCCAGAGACTCTGGTAAATTCAAGTTTGAGATCGAGGGCAAGGCAGCATCCAAGGGTATTTCAACCAAGCACACTTTCACTTTGAAGACTACTACCTACGATGAGCTGATTGCCTGGCACACTGCCATTGCCAAAGCCGCTGGAACCTTCGGTGGCATTGACGGTGGAGACGTTAGTTCACCCACCTCTCCAGTTGCAGCATCTGTTGGTTCACCAGCCTCTAGTACTGCACCTCTGGCAGCTACTGGTGGTGCCGGAGTAGGTGCTGGACTTGGCGAGTCGGCTGCTCAAGGAGGTcaagctgctggtattggaGCTCAAGGAGCTCAAGGAGCCCATGCCGGTGGTTTACAAGCTGATAATGGTGGAGTTAGTGGCACTCACGGGGGAGCCCAACCTGCTAGCGCTGGCTATGACGTGACGTCAAACCAGGCCCATGTTACCACAGCGCCAGCTACTGCTGACCCAgcacttgctgctgccaatgctgcGACTGCTGCCCAAgatcctgctcctgccTACTCGGCTGAACACGGTCTTGCCTCTGATGTCGAGCGTGTGCACATTGGTTAG
- the RHO1 gene encoding Rho family GTPase RHO1 (GTP-binding protein of the rho subfamily of Ras-like proteins; involved in establishment of cell polarity; regulates protein kinase C (Pkc1p) and the cell wall synthesizing enzyme 1,3-beta-glucan synthase (Fks1p and Gsc2p); GO_component: GO:0000148 - 1,3-beta-D-glucan synthase complex [Evidence IDA] [PMID 8602515]; GO_component: GO:0005794 - Golgi apparatus [Evidence IDA] [PMID 1918143]; GO_component: GO:0005935 - cellular bud neck [Evidence IDA] [PMID 8195291]; GO_component: GO:0005934 - cellular bud tip [Evidence IDA] [PMID 8195291]; GO_component: GO:0005768 - endosome [Evidence IEA]; GO_component: GO:0010008 - endosome membrane [Evidence IEA]; GO_component: GO:0000131 - incipient cellular bud site [Evidence IDA] [PMID 8195291]; GO_component: GO:0005622 - intracellular [Evidence IEA]; GO_component: GO:0043332 - mating projection tip [Evidence IDA] [PMID 12660244]; GO_component: GO:0016020 - membrane [Evidence IEA]; GO_component: GO:0005741 - mitochondrial outer membrane [Evidence IDA] [PMID 16407407]; GO_component: GO:0005739 - mitochondrion [Evidence IDA] [PMID 14576278]; GO_component: GO:0005739 - mitochondrion [Evidence IDA] [PMID 16823961]; GO_component: GO:0005778 - peroxisomal membrane [Evidence IEA]; GO_component: GO:0005777 - peroxisome [Evidence IEA]; GO_component: GO:0005777 - peroxisome [Evidence IDA] [PMID 15596542]; GO_component: GO:0005886 - plasma membrane [Evidence IEA,IEA]; GO_component: GO:0005886 - plasma membrane [Evidence IDA] [PMID 16622836]; GO_function: GO:0005525 - GTP binding [Evidence IEA,IEA]; GO_function: GO:0003924 - GTPase activity [Evidence IDA] [PMID 11591390]; GO_function: GO:0003924 - GTPase activity [Evidence IDA] [PMID 7962098]; GO_function: GO:0000166 - nucleotide binding [Evidence IEA]; GO_process: GO:0030036 - actin cytoskeleton organization [Evidence IMP] [PMID 15596542]; GO_process: GO:0031532 - actin cytoskeleton reorganization [Evidence IGI,IPI] [PMID 8947028]; GO_process: GO:0007117 - budding cell bud growth [Evidence IGI,IMP] [PMID 8195291]; GO_process: GO:0045807 - positive regulation of endocytosis [Evidence IMP] [PMID 14593073]; GO_process: GO:0090037 - positive regulation of protein kinase C signaling [Evidence IDA,IMP] [PMID 8621575]; GO_process: GO:0090037 - positive regulation of protein kinase C signaling [Evidence IGI,IPI] [PMID 8846785]; GO_process: GO:0008361 - regulation of cell size [Evidence IMP] [PMID 17302939]; GO_process: GO:0090334 - regulation of cell wall (1->3)-beta-D-glucan biosynthetic process [Evidence IMP] [PMID 8602514]; GO_process: GO:0090334 - regulation of cell wall (1->3)-beta-D-glucan biosynthetic process [Evidence IDA,IMP] [PMID 8602515]; GO_process: GO:0090334 - regulation of cell wall (1->3)-beta-D-glucan biosynthetic process [Evidence IDA,IMP] [PMID 8662910]; GO_process: GO:0060178 - regulation of exocyst localization [Evidence IMP] [PMID 11283608]; GO_process: GO:0060237 - regulation of fungal-type cell wall organization [Evidence IMP] [PMID 8621575]; GO_process: GO:0032880 - regulation of protein localization [Evidence IMP] [PMID 10893184]; GO_process: GO:0032889 - regulation of vacuole fusion, non-autophagic [Evidence IMP] [PMID 11598008]; GO_process: GO:0007264 - small GTPase mediated signal transduction [Evidence IEA]; GO_process: GO:0007264 - small GTPase mediated signal transduction [Evidence IDA] [PMID 8621575]; GO_process: GO:0007264 - small GTPase mediated signal transduction [Evidence IGI] [PMID 8846785]), which translates to MVSQQAELRRKLVIVGDGACGKTCLLIVFSKGTFPEVYVPTVFENYVSDVEVDGRRVELALWDTAGQEDYDRLRPLSYPDSNVILICFAIDSPDSLDNVQEKWIAEVLHFCQGIPIILVGCKVDLRDDPRTIEELSRSSQRPVASSEGQAVADKIGAIKYLECSAKNQTGVREVFEHATRAALMVKDKAQRKKKCIVL; encoded by the coding sequence ATGGTTTCCCAACAAGCTGAACTCAGACGTAAGCTCGTCATTGTCGGTGATGGTGCCTGTGGTAAGACGTGTTTGCTGATTGTATTCTCTAAGGGCACTTTCCCCGAGGTGTACGTTCCTACTGTGTTCGAGAACTATGTTTCCGACGTCGAGGTTGACGGAAGACGGGTCGAGCTGGCTCTGTGGGATACCGCTGGCCAAGAAGACTATGACCGTCTTCGACCTCTGTCTTACCCCGATTCCAACGTGATTCTCATCTGTTTTGCCATTGACTCGCCCGACTCTCTTGACAACGTCCAAGAGAAGTGGATCGCCGAGGTGTTGCACTTCTGCCAGGGAATCCCTATTATTCTCGTCGGATGTAAGGTCGACCTGCGTGACGACCCTCGTACCATCGAGGAGCTTAGCCGTTCGTCGCAACGTCCTGTGGCCTCTTCCGAGGGTCAGGCCGTCGCTGATAAGATCGGAGCCATCAAGTACCTCGAGTGCTCGGCCAAGAACCAGACCGGTGTCCGCGAGGTGTTCGAGCACGCCACCCGAGCCGCCCTCATGGTCAAGGACAAGGCCCAACGTAAGAAGAAGTGTATTGTATTGTAA
- the BUD4 gene encoding Bud4p (Anillin-like protein involved in bud-site selection; required for the axial budding pattern; localizes with septins to the bud neck in mitosis and may constitute an axial landmark for the next round of budding; required for the formation and disassembly of the double septin ring structure, and generally for septin organization; in vivo substrate of Cdc28p/Clb2p; GO_component: GO:0005935 - cellular bud neck [Evidence IEA]; GO_component: GO:0005935 - cellular bud neck [Evidence IDA] [PMID 22842922]; GO_component: GO:0000142 - cellular bud neck contractile ring [Evidence IDA] [PMID 22553209]; GO_function: GO:0005525 - GTP binding [Evidence IDA,IMP] [PMID 22553209]; GO_process: GO:0007120 - axial cellular bud site selection [Evidence IMP] [PMID 22553209]; GO_process: GO:0007049 - cell cycle [Evidence IEA]; GO_process: GO:0051301 - cell division [Evidence IEA]; GO_process: GO:0097271 - protein localization to bud neck [Evidence IMP] [PMID 22553209]), translating into MSRTASQDSTYIIRRNPLNITQLDGSDLILSKHNLSKTDNITDGEPCFDIDKNKHPGISISHFLDSKANELSGAVSVKKPVTVNPDTHLIQELQPKMATSVTVSPQPALTVDSSPTNSSPSEVSSSEFYNDSLFKPMEKIQLPVLDSPELFSSFQQALDDSIVYNTQPVKTNPKDSYLKPSAKVDGSPGLARKNTITSNHDTVCAPSSQQVFQKLNKAYEKAKSPLVPQSKFDDDSHIVEQLKRAPSTMVSKPDKSDEIETLGIPSGEDADSVYGDAEENIHQSEPSSPMLHSSPTLGDLDPVDETDRGRLFLKICGIKDLQLPLDKKRHPKFVLSLDNGLQTVKTYPIDLLKNNAETNLIPIDHEFELVVSNDELHVVLTLFGQMDPLPPVPTPAPRQTSPERRVKIAPVDIKPSVASVATVSPEHNGVTPPSSPKKKKFGLFSRSPKKSKDEVLVSPQPLAPETHKRTPSVSPPPPILRAPVAQPKDVWAGKTGKQGEFTRAYLVESQFENEIYGRPQTYILSGFNEWAKREDKVNPYRICGIQVTMMFVPRFYKSEELPSSTKAALAELKNMAEARNVSLSGFLSQQGGDCRFWRRRWFSLEGKDMVGHHEDTKKVRNTINLSNVSVVDYSNDTGIYDERAFKMEFKDGETISFYADTVQERDEWLKTLNVALAHCTGKTRGWYDLVLQRHEENRRKKSMLSKKYQARQQLSESGNSGFHEDI; encoded by the coding sequence ATGAGTAGGACCGCATCGCAGGATAGCACTTATATCATTAGGAGGAACCCTTTGAATATTACGCAGCTCGACGGTTCTGACTTGATACTTAGCAAACATAACCTTTCCAAGACAGACAATATTACTGACGGAGAACCTTGTTTCGACATTGATAAGAACAAGCATCCGGGTATAAGTATCTCACATTTTCTTGACAGCAAAGCGAACGAACTGTCTGGGGCAGTCAGTGTCAAGAAACCTGTCACCGTCAACCCAGACACTCACTTAATCCAAGAACTACAACCGAAAATGGCCACTTCCGTCACGGTATCCCCACAGCCAGCCCTCACTGTGGACTCTTCACCTACAAACTCTTCTCCAAGCGAGGTCAGCAGCTCCGAGTTTTACAATGATTCTTTATTCAAACCCATGGAAAAGATTCAACTGCCGGTTTTGGACAGCCCTGAACTGTTTTCCTCGTTCCAGCAGGCTCTGGATGACTCGATTGTCTACAACACACAGCCGGTAAAGACCAATCCAAAAGACTCTTATTTGAAACCAAGCGCCAAAGTCGATGGTTCTCCAGGGCTGGCCCGAAAGAACACAATTACTTCCAACCACGACACCGTGTGTGCTCCAAGCTCACAGCAGGTGTTCCAAAAACTGAACAAGGCATATGAAAAAGCCAAATCTCCACTAGTACCACAGTCCAAGTTTGACGACGATAGCCATATTGTTGAGCAGCTGAAAAGAGCGCCTAGCACCATGGTATCGAAACCTGATAAGAGTGACGAGATAGAGACACTTGGTATTCCTTCTGGTGAGGATGCTGATTCTGTCTACGGAGATGCAGAGGAGAATATCCATCAAAGCGAACCTTCGTCTCCTATGCTGCATTCTTCTCCTACCCTAGGTGATCTAGACCCTGTTGACGAAACCGACAGAGGCCGTCtctttttgaaaatatgCGGGATCAAGGATCTCCAATTGCCTTTGGACAAGAAGAGACATCCCAAATTCGTACTCAGTTTGGATAACGGACTTCAGACTGTCAAGACATATCCAATTGatcttctgaaaaataatgcTGAAACTAACTTGATCCCTATTGATCATGAGTTTGAACTTGTTGTCAGTAATGATGAGCTACATGTGGTTTTGACTTTGTTTGGTCAAATGGACCCGCTTCCGCCAGTACCTACGCCTGCTCCGCGACAGACGTCTCCTGAAAGACGAGTGAAAATCGCTCCAGTCGACATCAAACCGTCAGTGGCTTCAGTTGCGACTGTTTCTCCTGAACATAATGGTGTGACTCCACCAAGCTCTCcgaagaaaaagaagtttgGTTTGTTCAGTAGAAGTCCTAAAAAGTCAAAAGACGAGGTACTAGTCAGTCCGCAGCCACTAGCTCCGGAAACACACAAACGAACGCCATCTGTATCACCCCCACCGCCTATTCTCCGAGCTCCAGTGGCTCAACCGAAAGATGTATGGGCTGGAAAGACTGGTAAACAAGGTGAGTTCACTCGTGCCTATCTAGTGGAATCGCAGTTTGAAAACGAGATCTATGGACGACCGCAGACGTACATTCTTTCTGGATTCAACGAATGGGCCAAGAGGGAAGACAAGGTTAATCCGTACAGAATCTGTGGCATTCAGGTCACCATGATGTTCGTGCCTCGATTTTATAAGAGCGAGGAACTTCCATCCAGCACGAAGGCTGCTTTGGCGGAGCTGAAAAACATGGCTGAAGCGCGAAATGTATCTCTTAGCGGGTTCCTATCACAGCAAGGCGGAGACTGTCGTTTCTGGAGGCGGAGATGGTTTTCACTAGAGGGTAAAGATATGGTAGGACATCATGAAGACACCAAAAAAGTTCGAAATACTATTAACCTTAGTAATGTGTCAGTAGTAGACTACAGCAATGACACTGGAATCTACGACGAACGGGCCTTTAAAATGGAGTTTAAAGACGGTGAAACCATAAGTTTCTATGCAGACACTGTACAGGAACGAGATGAATGGTTGAAAACACTCAATGTAGCACTCGCGCATTGCACAGGTAAAACTCGAGGTTGGTATGATCTTGTCCTTCAAAGACACGAGGAGAACCGACGAAAGAAATCCATGCTTAGCAAGAAGTACCAGGCTCGCCAACAACTGTCCGAGTCAGGGAACTCTGGCTTTCACGAGGATATTTGA